The sequence below is a genomic window from Candidatus Cloacimonadota bacterium.
ATGAACTGATGAACTGACTCCAGAGCCAGGTGAGAGTTCGTCTCAAGAGCCATCTCTGCTCTGACGTAGTGCTGCACCATTTTACATTTGGAAGGCAGGATGACGCTTGTGTACAAATTCCCCGCTAATCCCCCGTTAAATCCCCGCCTGTCAGGCGAGAATCAGGCGGGATGTGTCTGTCTGGATCAGCTTTAAAGCTCAAGGTTGCTTGTTGCCTAACCCGGATGGCTGGATATAGGATACTAGACCGCAATGACGTGGTTATATCTTACTGTCCGGCGATCTCCCGGATGACCCAACTGGCGGCGTACATGCCCATGATGGCAGGCAGATAGCTGACCGAGCCGACGGTTTTGCGCTGCCGGCCGCGCTGGAGGATGAGCTCGTCCGGGGTGTTCTCGTCCTCTTCCGGACGCAGGGGAAGTTCGGACGACCAGACGCAGGGAAAATCGGACTTTATGCCTCTGCGTCCCAGGAACTTTCGCACCCGGCGGGCGAGGGGGCAGTTGTGGCTCTTTTTGATGGAGGAAAGTTGGATCCTGGAGGGGTCGAGCCGGTTTCCCGCGCCCATCACGGAGACGAATCTCAGCTCATGGCGAACGGCGTATTCCAGCAGGCCGATCTTGGGGCCGAGGCTGTCGATGGCGTCGATGAACCACTCCGTGCCCGCCAGCAGTTCCGCGCGGTTTTCCGCATCCAGAAACTCCTGATGGCAAACAACTTCCGCCTCCGGGTTGATGGCCAGGATACGCTGCCGGGTCAGTTCCACCTTGAGCTGGCCGATGGTATCGCGCAGGGCGATGAGCTGGCGGTTGAGATTGGTGGGTCCCACCACGTCGAAATCGATGAGGGTGAAATGCCCGATGCCCGCTCTGGCAAGGGCTTCCACGGCGTAGGAACCCACTCCGCCCAGTCCGATCACGCAGACGCTGGCTGCTTTCAACTTGGCCAGGGCCTCTTCGCCCAGGAGCAGCGCGCTGCGGTTGAGGGCGGGATCAGCCATGTGAGCGCTCCAGCAGCGCCGCGAGGCTGGCGTTTTGCGCCCTCACGAAGTCCTCGCGGGAAAGTCCGGCCAGGTTACAGGCGCGTTTCACCACTCCCGGAAGCCTCAACAGCGGGTTGGGCTCGTTTCCCTCCACGTAATGCCGGGTGATGTCAGTCTCCGCGAGGTAGCGGCCGCCGGCCAGCATTTCCCCCAGCAGGGCGCGTTTATCTGGCCTCAGGATACGTTCGCTGAGGGTGAACCAGCTGTTCAGGCGGGCCAAAAGCCTGTATCCTTCAATGCTTCCGGCATAGCCGTGCACCAGATAGCGCAGGGGATGGTCTTTCAGGATCTCGTAGGCCCGCTGCTGGTGGCCCACGATGTGCAGCACCACCGGCAAATTGTATTCGGAAGCGAGTTCCAGCTGTTGGATGAAGATCCGCTCCTGTTGCGGTAGCGGAGGGCCGTTGCGGTCCAGACCGACCTCCCCCACCGCCCAGATCTTCTTATCCTCGCAGAGGGCGGCAATATCCGCCAAGGCGAGGTCGCAGTCATCGTAATTGGGATGGATCCCGGCGCTGAAGCGGATCTCCGGGCGTGGATGGTTCAGATAAAAACGGACTTCCTCACGGGTGAGGGCGGAGGACAGCCAGCGGGTGACGCCCCGCTGCGCGGCTTCCTCCAAAAGCGGCTCCAAATGGAGAAGCAGGCTGAGATTGGCCAGGTGGCAGTGTCCATCGATCAGGGCAAGGGAGAGATCCAAGCTCATTCCTGATACTGGGCGGCGTGGAGTTTGCGGTAGCGGGGGCAGGAGCGCAAAAGCTCTTCATGGCTGCCCTGGCCAACGATCCGGCCCTCTTCCAAAACCACGATGCGGTCGGCTTTAAGCACCGTGGAGAGGCGGTGGGCGATTATGATCACGGTGCGGTTTTGGGTGGCGGCGTCGATGGCCTCCTGCACCAGCTGTTCGCTTTCGGTATCGAGGGCGCTGGTGGCTTCGTCGAAGATCAGGACAGGTGGATCGCCTACGATCGCGCGGGCGATGCAAAGCCGCTGTTTCTGGCCACCGGAGAGGTTCGCGCCTTTGGTTTGCAGCACTTCGTCGTACTGGGCGGGAAACTGGAGGATGAAGGCTTCGGCGTGGGCGATCCTGGCCACGGCGCGGATCTGGGCGTCGTCGAGCTCCTCAAGAGAGCCGTAGGCGATGTTGGCCCTGATGGAGCGGGTGAAGAGCACGCTGTCCTGGGTGACCACCCCGAAGAGACGGCGGAGGTCGGCCAGCCTGAGCTGGCGGATGTCCGTGCCGTCCACGCGGATGGCGCCGGAGCTCACGTCGTACATGCGGTTGAAAAGGTTGACCAGGGTGGTCTTGCCGCCGCCGCTGGCGCCCACGATGGCGATCTTTTCGCCCTTGCGCACGGTCAGGCTCACATCCCGCAGCACGGGGCGGTTCTCACTGTAGGAAAAGCTCACGCGGTCGAACTCGATCCCGGAGCTGAAACCGTCTTTGGCCAGGGCGTCCGGGTCTTCCTTCACCGTCGCTTCGCGGTTCAGCACAAAGAAGACGCGGTTGAGGGAGACCAGGGCTTTTTTGACGTCGGAGTAGATCTGGGTAAGGTTTTTAAGGGGATGGAGCAGGGAAAAGATGGCGAAGAGGAAGGCGGTGAAATCGCCCAGGGAGAAGCCGGAACCGGGGGCCAGGATCATCCTGCCGCCCAGA
It includes:
- a CDS encoding tRNA threonylcarbamoyladenosine dehydratase — translated: MADPALNRSALLLGEEALAKLKAASVCVIGLGGVGSYAVEALARAGIGHFTLIDFDVVGPTNLNRQLIALRDTIGQLKVELTRQRILAINPEAEVVCHQEFLDAENRAELLAGTEWFIDAIDSLGPKIGLLEYAVRHELRFVSVMGAGNRLDPSRIQLSSIKKSHNCPLARRVRKFLGRRGIKSDFPCVWSSELPLRPEEDENTPDELILQRGRQRKTVGSVSYLPAIMGMYAASWVIREIAGQ
- a CDS encoding TatD family hydrolase, yielding MDLSLALIDGHCHLANLSLLLHLEPLLEEAAQRGVTRWLSSALTREEVRFYLNHPRPEIRFSAGIHPNYDDCDLALADIAALCEDKKIWAVGEVGLDRNGPPLPQQERIFIQQLELASEYNLPVVLHIVGHQQRAYEILKDHPLRYLVHGYAGSIEGYRLLARLNSWFTLSERILRPDKRALLGEMLAGGRYLAETDITRHYVEGNEPNPLLRLPGVVKRACNLAGLSREDFVRAQNASLAALLERSHG